One genomic window of Leptospira paudalimensis includes the following:
- a CDS encoding TonB-dependent receptor plug domain-containing protein gives MITNLQFLFPIICLFLLFLGELHAQTRTNGKTTKPTPNTETTAPNPQPNPPVEPKSNPGQEQGQEKTQTGTFETKPEDNTEEDRFKELDNKNGIVVTGSRGERRLKDSAVATEVISRKRIEQTGARNLGEVLDTQLGINVTPFFGGSQVQMLGLDSKYVLFLVDGQRVAGRLNNTIDLTRFKVQNIERIEIVKGSSSSLYGADAIGGVINIITKQAEKPEHYQFRTSYGNGRQMNFGSQGEKNMIADVGFKNDFVATNFFGGFNQSAAYDLDPRTPATTGNSFQDNSLGGNMTFNPDGQFKVKTGINYLNRNQAGVDSRATGGVFDRTNMTNDFLALGALEYTYGKRNMVSLRGNFSRWENHYKLDQRNSNELDVKEITNEFSSQGVAQIDHEVHKDHMITAGFESFSEELQTDRLERRNAYRTRRAAFIQDEWVVWRQGFVWRLVPGVRHDVDSQFGGQTTPKIATKVDITSNLVFRASYGKGFRPPSFRELYLRFENPGVGYTVEGNDKLRPEKSTTVNADIEYTPYKFWTLSLSVFRNDITDLIQYSFGTRTSEFATFQLKNVQRAYTRGVEAGSRVRFLKYFALELGYNQTDTRDLTTDRPLEGRALHQGTMNFFVNAPGGWEFALRAKRLDKRPFYSTTNDFTAGTSTALIDQQTKSVEDNNKVVYGKAFTLLNVRMEKKFFEGRMSLFFGVDNVLDQYELTYNPIRPRFYYGGLQATF, from the coding sequence ATGATAACAAATTTACAATTCTTATTCCCAATAATATGTTTGTTTTTACTCTTTTTAGGGGAACTCCATGCACAAACTCGCACAAATGGAAAAACAACAAAACCTACACCTAACACAGAAACTACAGCACCAAATCCACAACCGAATCCTCCCGTAGAACCAAAATCCAACCCAGGACAAGAACAGGGGCAGGAAAAAACTCAAACAGGAACTTTTGAAACAAAACCAGAAGATAACACAGAAGAGGATCGATTTAAAGAGTTAGATAATAAAAACGGAATTGTTGTCACTGGTTCCCGTGGAGAACGTCGGCTCAAAGACTCTGCTGTTGCCACAGAAGTAATTTCCCGCAAACGAATTGAACAAACAGGTGCGCGTAACCTAGGTGAGGTGTTAGATACCCAACTTGGAATCAATGTAACTCCATTTTTCGGCGGATCACAAGTTCAAATGTTGGGCCTTGATTCGAAGTATGTATTATTTTTAGTGGATGGACAACGGGTTGCAGGGCGACTCAACAACACAATCGATTTGACTCGATTTAAAGTGCAAAATATCGAACGGATTGAAATTGTAAAGGGTAGTTCTTCTTCTTTATACGGTGCCGATGCCATTGGGGGTGTGATCAATATAATCACCAAACAAGCAGAAAAACCAGAACATTACCAATTCCGTACTTCTTATGGAAATGGCCGACAAATGAATTTTGGATCCCAAGGCGAAAAGAACATGATTGCCGATGTTGGTTTCAAAAATGATTTTGTAGCGACTAATTTTTTTGGTGGGTTCAATCAATCCGCAGCATACGACTTAGATCCAAGAACTCCTGCAACCACTGGAAACTCTTTCCAAGACAATAGTCTCGGTGGGAACATGACATTTAATCCGGATGGGCAATTCAAAGTAAAAACTGGAATAAATTATTTAAATCGTAACCAAGCTGGTGTAGATTCTCGTGCTACTGGTGGTGTGTTTGACCGTACCAATATGACAAACGACTTCCTAGCATTAGGCGCTCTTGAATACACATATGGAAAAAGAAATATGGTTTCACTGCGAGGTAATTTTTCTCGTTGGGAAAACCATTACAAATTGGACCAACGAAATTCAAATGAGCTCGATGTAAAAGAAATAACCAATGAATTTTCTTCGCAAGGTGTCGCACAAATTGATCATGAAGTTCACAAAGATCATATGATCACAGCTGGTTTTGAATCGTTTTCCGAAGAATTACAAACAGATCGACTGGAACGAAGGAATGCATACCGAACAAGACGTGCTGCTTTTATCCAAGATGAATGGGTAGTTTGGCGCCAAGGTTTTGTTTGGCGGTTGGTTCCTGGAGTGAGACATGATGTGGATTCGCAATTTGGTGGCCAAACCACTCCTAAAATTGCAACAAAAGTAGATATCACAAGTAATCTTGTATTTCGAGCCAGTTATGGAAAAGGATTTCGACCACCTTCCTTTCGTGAATTGTACTTACGTTTTGAAAACCCTGGTGTTGGTTATACCGTCGAAGGAAATGACAAACTCCGACCTGAAAAATCAACCACAGTGAATGCGGATATCGAATACACTCCATACAAATTTTGGACACTCTCTCTCAGTGTGTTTCGAAATGATATCACCGACCTAATCCAATATAGTTTTGGAACTCGTACAAGTGAATTTGCCACCTTCCAACTTAAGAACGTACAACGTGCATATACAAGAGGTGTGGAAGCAGGCTCACGTGTTCGTTTTTTAAAGTATTTTGCATTAGAACTTGGATATAACCAAACTGATACAAGGGACCTAACAACGGATAGGCCTTTAGAAGGCCGAGCTCTCCACCAAGGTACTATGAATTTTTTTGTGAATGCTCCAGGTGGTTGGGAATTCGCTCTACGTGCCAAACGGCTTGATAAACGTCCGTTTTATAGTACAACAAACGATTTTACGGCAGGGACAAGTACAGCTCTCATTGACCAACAAACAAAAAGTGTTGAAGATAACAACAAAGTGGTGTATGGAAAAGCGTTCACTCTTCTGAACGTACGAATGGAGAAAAAATTTTTTGAAGGGAGGATGTCGCTATTTTTCGGAGTAGACAATGTTTTGGACCAATACGAGCTTACTTACAATCCTATTCGTCCAAGGTTTTACTATGGCGGACTCCAAGCTACATTCTAA
- a CDS encoding 7-carboxy-7-deazaguanine synthase QueE: protein MYGKIHEIYSSISGEGISQGIPTVFVRFAGCSLRCGKTESRTLWCDTPYALGPNQGESKPFVSIMEEIEQFDKDHGFQILLTGGEPLEGQNRDLSISIAEHIFTYRTQNGKPYPASRVETNGSEKITLDPFFIFTMDYKLPGSGMENRMDSENFKILEKRHNSLDEIKFVVRDRIDFERSTEVIREQKIQTNILYSPVHGEVDAKELVEWIKIDNPPKCRLSLQIHKVLWGNQKGV from the coding sequence ATGTACGGAAAAATTCATGAAATTTATTCATCCATTTCAGGGGAAGGAATCTCCCAAGGAATCCCTACTGTTTTTGTAAGGTTTGCTGGGTGTAGTTTACGTTGTGGTAAAACAGAATCAAGGACCTTGTGGTGTGACACTCCCTATGCTCTTGGACCAAACCAAGGAGAATCAAAACCATTTGTTTCCATCATGGAAGAAATCGAACAATTCGACAAAGACCATGGATTCCAAATTTTACTCACCGGTGGTGAACCTTTAGAAGGCCAAAACCGAGATTTATCCATTTCCATTGCAGAACATATTTTTACATACCGTACACAAAATGGAAAACCTTATCCAGCTTCACGTGTGGAAACCAATGGTAGTGAAAAAATCACTCTCGATCCATTTTTTATATTCACCATGGATTATAAATTACCTGGTTCCGGGATGGAAAATCGTATGGATTCAGAAAATTTCAAGATCCTAGAAAAGAGACATAATTCACTTGACGAAATTAAGTTCGTTGTGCGAGATAGAATCGACTTTGAGAGAAGTACCGAAGTCATTCGCGAACAAAAAATACAGACAAATATATTGTATTCGCCAGTCCACGGTGAAGTGGATGCCAAAGAACTTGTTGAATGGATAAAAATAGACAACCCACCTAAGTGTCGTTTGTCGCTTCAGATTCATAAAGTGCTTTGGGGAAATCAGAAAGGAGTTTGA
- a CDS encoding FAD-binding oxidoreductase, with protein MLTPQINLFKKSNPIQAQVLANTRLTPELGKGKRQSKEGEAAVHRITVAIDHSVYPYMIGQSAGIIPPGLDPEKQAKGLADASYTVRLYSIASPSYSFGQTKDNIEFIVKRDNVYDENGNLVHKGVCSNYICDLKPGDVITMTGPAGKKFLLPQTDFNGDIFFFATGTGISPFFGMVEELLVQKLIQFQGQLWLIYGAPYSDEIVLRDYFEEKAKEHSRFHFVTAISREEKNSFDGGKMYITHRAKENAEAIKNAVNGNGKFYICGGPKGMEKGVIQEIMSACGTELTYEAFKKDLEEKEQLFVETY; from the coding sequence TTGCTTACCCCTCAGATTAATTTATTCAAAAAATCCAATCCCATCCAAGCCCAAGTCTTAGCAAACACCCGTTTGACTCCCGAACTCGGCAAAGGAAAACGCCAATCCAAGGAAGGAGAGGCCGCAGTCCACCGCATCACAGTTGCCATCGACCATTCTGTGTACCCGTATATGATTGGGCAAAGTGCTGGGATCATCCCTCCTGGGCTTGATCCAGAAAAACAGGCAAAAGGCTTAGCTGATGCCAGTTATACGGTGCGGCTTTATTCCATTGCGTCTCCATCCTATAGTTTTGGCCAAACCAAGGACAATATCGAATTCATCGTCAAACGTGACAATGTATATGATGAAAACGGAAATCTTGTCCATAAAGGGGTTTGTTCCAATTATATCTGTGACTTAAAACCTGGAGACGTCATAACGATGACTGGTCCTGCAGGGAAAAAATTCCTTTTACCACAGACGGATTTTAACGGTGATATTTTCTTTTTTGCAACAGGAACAGGGATCAGTCCTTTTTTTGGAATGGTGGAAGAGTTACTCGTCCAAAAACTAATCCAATTCCAAGGCCAACTTTGGCTCATTTACGGAGCACCTTATTCCGATGAAATTGTCCTTCGCGATTATTTTGAGGAAAAAGCAAAAGAACACTCTAGGTTTCATTTTGTTACGGCAATCAGCCGCGAAGAAAAAAACAGTTTTGATGGTGGAAAGATGTACATCACCCACCGTGCAAAAGAAAATGCCGAAGCCATTAAAAATGCTGTGAATGGAAACGGTAAGTTTTATATTTGTGGCGGTCCTAAGGGAATGGAGAAGGGAGTGATTCAGGAAATCATGTCTGCATGCGGAACTGAGCTCACTTACGAAGCATTCAAAAAAGACCTAGAAGAAAAAGAACAATTATTTGTAGAGACGTACTAA
- a CDS encoding HmuY family protein: MTDQDLLVNNLITSIVNAGNPNALDKIVFSRSNGDGSYTTRFNATNLDFYIYFQFEANKQIPFSDKDKLTWDIAFNRYKVATNSGDTNRFGLGGGCKSNTTDFGIASSTSATSQGCTNFTTDISTTTQGIGGAGAVYIGNPLVTEWYNYTIGFLSPKTDIFLIRSGTGAAIYAVHIENYYSDAGTSGYPTIRWKKLP, from the coding sequence TTGACAGACCAAGATTTGCTTGTGAATAATTTAATCACGAGCATTGTGAATGCTGGGAATCCCAATGCATTGGATAAAATTGTTTTTTCCCGTTCCAATGGGGATGGGAGTTATACAACAAGGTTTAACGCAACCAATTTAGATTTTTATATTTATTTCCAATTTGAAGCGAATAAACAAATTCCTTTTTCAGACAAAGACAAACTCACATGGGATATTGCATTTAATCGTTATAAGGTGGCTACAAATTCAGGCGACACAAATCGGTTTGGACTAGGTGGTGGATGTAAAAGTAATACAACTGATTTTGGAATCGCTAGTTCCACTTCTGCCACTTCTCAAGGTTGTACAAATTTCACAACAGACATCTCCACAACGACACAAGGGATTGGTGGAGCCGGTGCAGTTTACATAGGCAATCCACTCGTGACTGAATGGTATAATTATACGATTGGTTTTTTATCGCCAAAAACTGATATCTTTCTGATCCGTTCTGGTACAGGAGCGGCAATTTACGCCGTACATATTGAAAATTATTATAGTGATGCAGGAACTTCTGGGTATCCTACCATCCGTTGGAAAAAACTTCCTTAA
- a CDS encoding DEAD/DEAH box helicase: protein MDIPTQLSLDFETTVEPKQSKEYGFLIDEPELGLAKVTKETATSVELFFESKELFRTVTKSNRNLHFLNQYPESLRVWEEFPKAMDLALTASQLKLTYNFNKLSSLSNSRTRLLPHQIESTFIVANSLKPRFILADEVGLGKTIEAGLAVKELMFRRGLKRVLVVAPSPLLVQWQQEMKNKFNEEFAIVRRRNFVTNGPDHWKNFNKIITSIDFIKNPRYAEEILATKWDIVVFDEAHRLRRDYSKITRGYLFAEKIARKTECLLLLTATPFRGKLEELFYLMHLVDPNILGPYHTFINDYVVGQKGDLKEKISKVLLRRRKVEVGGFTKRFAKTVRIDLSPIERAFYDETTEYVKREYNMAMGTKNRAIGFVMVVFQKLLDSSVIALLSALQKRKFMLESKFHYMKEHETNLDDWDLDETEGVEDFITELEDEEMSSFQRIKRELFTLNRLIHLGKQIKEDKKTQKLRETLYRLKKEGHKKFIIFTQFRTTQDHLQSVLEPDFKVSPFHGSLSMDEKEVAIQKFKEDYEILICTEAGGEGRNLQFANILFNYDLPWSPLKIEQRIGRIHRFGQKDNVYIFNFASKDTVAERILEVLTNKIRLFEESIGASDDLLGTIEEELDFNSSLMKFITGTKTKEELETEFDLRIQVAQKGFEKLNALVTPKVLDFNLKDYYDHTLEEREWNNSHLEEVVSEGSKFFQNQLPGSLTAVSKGAYEYKNLEGKVKKATFDSDLALTNDSLEFMAFGHPFVEKVTELLTHSDVGRKKKYLFSKDLSQKILFVFQVEFDFSLKRKDLFFIEYDLKKKRSIVLTDKPKEWMEGKTYVPEREIALSKLEEAFIQCYPIVESEAENKKEILRKETLSIFQKEEYKVELSHQKTIRQLEEKLMRQEAAYKWDNRPEKKAVLHKTMKEIQRAKDEYTVEMRKIKNGAKIFHRIQLFQTYICI, encoded by the coding sequence ATGGATATCCCTACTCAATTAAGTTTAGATTTTGAAACAACGGTTGAACCAAAACAATCGAAAGAGTACGGGTTTTTAATCGACGAACCAGAGTTAGGTCTCGCAAAAGTTACAAAAGAAACTGCCACCTCAGTAGAATTATTCTTTGAATCCAAAGAATTATTTAGAACTGTCACTAAATCCAATCGTAATTTACATTTTTTAAACCAATACCCTGAATCTCTTCGAGTATGGGAAGAATTTCCCAAAGCGATGGATTTAGCTCTTACCGCAAGCCAACTCAAACTTACTTATAATTTTAATAAACTTTCATCACTATCAAATTCTAGAACTCGTTTACTCCCTCACCAAATCGAATCCACTTTTATCGTCGCCAATAGTTTAAAACCTCGTTTCATTTTAGCTGATGAAGTTGGCCTTGGGAAAACCATTGAAGCAGGCCTTGCTGTCAAAGAATTGATGTTTCGGCGCGGATTGAAACGTGTGTTAGTTGTAGCTCCATCACCTCTACTTGTCCAATGGCAACAAGAGATGAAAAACAAATTCAACGAAGAATTTGCTATCGTTCGTCGCCGTAATTTTGTGACAAACGGCCCTGATCATTGGAAAAATTTTAATAAAATCATCACTTCCATCGACTTTATCAAAAACCCAAGGTATGCAGAAGAAATTTTGGCAACTAAATGGGACATTGTTGTGTTCGATGAAGCACATAGGCTCCGCCGAGATTATTCAAAGATCACACGTGGGTATCTTTTTGCTGAAAAAATAGCACGTAAGACTGAATGTTTACTCCTTCTCACTGCCACACCATTTCGTGGAAAATTAGAAGAGTTATTTTATCTCATGCATTTAGTAGATCCAAATATTTTGGGACCTTATCACACGTTTATCAACGATTATGTTGTTGGACAAAAAGGTGACCTAAAGGAAAAAATCTCCAAAGTATTACTCCGCCGTCGAAAAGTAGAAGTGGGTGGATTTACCAAACGATTTGCCAAAACGGTTCGAATCGATTTATCCCCCATTGAACGTGCGTTCTATGATGAAACCACTGAGTATGTAAAACGTGAATACAATATGGCGATGGGAACTAAAAACCGTGCCATTGGATTTGTAATGGTGGTTTTCCAAAAATTGCTCGATTCATCTGTCATTGCCTTACTTTCTGCTCTCCAAAAACGAAAATTTATGTTGGAATCCAAATTCCATTACATGAAGGAACACGAAACAAACCTAGATGATTGGGATTTAGATGAAACGGAAGGTGTTGAAGATTTTATAACAGAACTAGAAGACGAAGAGATGTCTAGTTTCCAAAGGATCAAACGTGAATTATTCACACTCAATCGTCTGATCCATTTAGGCAAACAGATCAAGGAAGATAAAAAAACTCAGAAACTCAGAGAAACTCTCTATCGATTGAAAAAAGAAGGTCATAAAAAGTTTATCATCTTCACACAATTTCGTACCACACAAGACCATTTACAATCGGTATTGGAACCAGACTTTAAAGTTTCTCCTTTTCATGGTTCACTGAGTATGGATGAAAAAGAAGTTGCGATCCAAAAATTCAAAGAAGATTACGAAATTTTAATTTGTACAGAAGCTGGTGGAGAGGGTCGTAATTTACAATTTGCAAACATTCTTTTCAACTACGATCTACCATGGAGTCCCTTAAAAATTGAACAAAGGATCGGTAGGATTCATCGTTTTGGACAGAAAGACAATGTGTATATCTTTAACTTCGCTTCCAAAGATACAGTAGCGGAACGAATTTTAGAAGTATTAACTAACAAAATCCGTTTGTTTGAAGAATCCATTGGTGCATCTGATGATTTACTCGGTACAATCGAAGAGGAGTTAGACTTTAACTCTAGTTTGATGAAATTTATCACTGGAACCAAAACCAAAGAAGAATTGGAAACCGAATTTGATCTTCGTATTCAGGTTGCTCAGAAAGGTTTTGAAAAACTGAATGCCCTTGTAACACCGAAGGTATTGGATTTTAATTTAAAAGATTATTATGATCACACTCTTGAAGAAAGAGAATGGAACAATAGCCACTTGGAAGAAGTGGTTTCCGAAGGATCTAAATTTTTCCAAAACCAACTCCCTGGTTCATTAACGGCCGTTAGCAAAGGCGCTTATGAGTATAAAAATTTAGAAGGAAAAGTTAAAAAAGCAACTTTTGATTCTGATTTGGCACTTACAAACGATTCATTAGAATTTATGGCATTTGGTCATCCATTTGTGGAGAAAGTAACAGAACTTCTAACCCACAGTGATGTCGGTCGAAAGAAAAAATACTTATTCTCAAAAGATCTAAGTCAAAAAATCCTTTTTGTCTTCCAAGTTGAGTTTGATTTTTCACTCAAACGAAAGGATTTATTTTTCATTGAATACGATTTAAAGAAAAAGAGATCAATTGTGCTCACAGACAAACCCAAGGAATGGATGGAGGGCAAAACTTACGTACCTGAAAGGGAAATTGCCCTTTCGAAACTTGAAGAAGCATTCATTCAATGTTATCCCATTGTAGAATCAGAAGCAGAAAACAAAAAAGAAATCTTACGAAAAGAAACACTCTCCATTTTCCAAAAAGAAGAATACAAAGTGGAACTCTCCCACCAAAAAACCATTCGACAATTGGAAGAAAAATTAATGCGCCAAGAGGCTGCTTACAAATGGGACAACCGACCTGAAAAAAAAGCAGTACTTCATAAAACAATGAAGGAAATCCAAAGGGCAAAGGATGAATATACTGTAGAAATGCGTAAAATTAAAAATGGAGCGAAAATTTTCCACAGGATCCAACTCTTCCAAACGTATATCTGCATTTAA
- a CDS encoding VWA domain-containing protein, with the protein MFLEAKLEYPIILEREIQENHLLLRFRTPANPKVEDRKPLVIGLAIDKSWSMKGEKMEAVIDASCALVNWLTRHDAVSIVAYSSDVQLIQPVTHLTEKVSVTDKIRNIQVATSTNLSGGWLSALKSLTQTKIPNAYKRVLLLTDGNPTSGLKEKEALVGIASDHLAMGISTTTIGVGNDFNEEMLVEIAKAGGGNFHYIDNPENASDIFFEEFGDIGALYAQAIDVELQLAPGVRLKQVLSETTHQVFEEFDEFIGDAKTISRQKINLQLGDLRADDLRNLVLRLEIDDRVHKTDTPFCEVNVSYYNLLKQNHLENVKESYSFERGKTRGKQDPDVLVEILIANATLGIKEITEFVKREQIEDAKTMLFGLIQDIRNNLHFAPNALGSLLNRLLVLESKMATKSDDLHKHLFMNSQFLSKGTDKIDLKDVVVHDQIFEYQTIGDIDLYKCPEIKQLMEQKIAEGFRYMIFDFSRTSHIDSSAIGMVIQIVGWLRRRGGELVVTNIRDSVKKIFEITRLYNHIRVAENLPSAKEILQRIVYANEGDQII; encoded by the coding sequence ATGTTTTTAGAAGCAAAATTGGAATACCCAATCATCCTAGAGAGAGAAATCCAAGAAAACCATCTCTTGTTAAGATTTCGAACTCCTGCCAATCCAAAGGTAGAAGATCGAAAACCTCTCGTGATTGGGCTTGCCATTGATAAAAGTTGGTCAATGAAAGGAGAAAAAATGGAAGCAGTGATTGATGCTTCTTGTGCTCTTGTCAATTGGTTAACGAGACATGATGCTGTTTCCATAGTAGCTTACTCTTCTGATGTTCAACTGATCCAACCAGTCACTCACCTAACAGAAAAAGTTTCTGTCACTGATAAAATTCGAAACATTCAGGTGGCAACATCTACCAATTTAAGTGGTGGATGGTTATCTGCACTTAAGAGTCTTACTCAAACCAAAATTCCCAATGCATACAAACGTGTATTACTATTAACAGATGGAAATCCTACATCAGGACTAAAAGAAAAGGAAGCTCTTGTAGGTATTGCTAGTGATCATTTAGCAATGGGAATCTCTACCACAACGATTGGTGTGGGGAATGATTTTAACGAAGAAATGTTGGTGGAAATAGCAAAGGCAGGTGGGGGTAATTTTCATTACATCGACAATCCAGAAAATGCATCCGATATCTTTTTTGAAGAATTTGGTGACATTGGAGCTTTGTATGCACAAGCAATTGATGTAGAACTCCAACTAGCACCAGGTGTTCGTTTGAAACAGGTATTGTCAGAAACAACCCACCAAGTCTTTGAAGAATTTGATGAATTTATAGGAGATGCCAAAACCATTTCTCGTCAAAAAATCAATCTACAGTTAGGTGATTTGAGAGCCGATGATCTTCGGAATTTAGTATTACGATTAGAGATTGATGATCGTGTTCATAAAACAGATACTCCCTTTTGCGAGGTGAATGTTTCTTATTACAATTTATTGAAACAAAATCATTTAGAGAACGTAAAAGAATCCTATTCGTTTGAAAGAGGAAAAACCAGAGGGAAACAAGACCCAGATGTGCTTGTTGAAATTTTAATTGCCAATGCAACTTTAGGTATCAAAGAAATCACAGAGTTTGTAAAACGAGAACAAATTGAAGATGCCAAAACGATGTTATTTGGCTTAATCCAAGACATCAGAAATAATCTTCATTTTGCACCGAATGCATTGGGTTCATTACTCAATAGATTATTAGTATTGGAATCCAAAATGGCAACCAAGTCTGATGATTTACATAAACATTTATTTATGAATTCACAATTTTTATCAAAAGGAACTGATAAAATTGATTTAAAAGATGTAGTGGTTCATGACCAAATTTTTGAATACCAGACAATCGGTGATATTGATTTGTATAAATGTCCTGAGATCAAACAACTGATGGAACAAAAAATTGCAGAAGGTTTCCGTTATATGATATTTGATTTTTCCAGAACGTCTCACATCGATTCTTCCGCAATCGGTATGGTAATTCAAATTGTGGGATGGTTACGGAGGAGAGGTGGAGAACTTGTTGTCACAAACATTCGTGACTCAGTGAAAAAAATCTTTGAGATTACGAGGTTGTACAATCACATCCGAGTAGCAGAAAATTTGCCCTCTGCAAAAGAAATTTTACAGAGGATCGTTTATGCGAATGAAGGGGATCAAATCATTTGA
- a CDS encoding LIC20153 family lipoprotein: MNFLATKFKTLLLLALLGGLTFQCEKKEDNQDTVTVAALAAIFSSAGDCTVNAPPRASINTFTTSITANGSGTISQTGTVPVVAHKNAALKLTAKNTTAVAFSGGSAFLIVYQSSSCPLTTSTTSGFTTSISSSTEFTNSYLLSNSGTITFNTAGDYYIFIYAIPSRGQTANLSYTVTNL, encoded by the coding sequence ATGAATTTCTTAGCTACAAAGTTTAAAACATTACTTCTACTGGCTCTCTTAGGTGGACTCACCTTCCAGTGTGAAAAAAAAGAAGATAACCAAGATACAGTGACTGTTGCGGCACTTGCTGCGATCTTTAGCTCAGCAGGAGACTGTACAGTCAATGCCCCTCCAAGAGCAAGTATCAACACATTTACGACATCCATTACTGCAAATGGGTCTGGGACAATTTCTCAAACTGGAACTGTACCAGTTGTAGCGCATAAAAACGCAGCTTTAAAACTCACTGCGAAAAACACAACTGCAGTCGCATTTTCAGGTGGAAGTGCCTTCCTAATCGTATACCAATCATCCTCTTGTCCTTTAACGACTTCAACGACATCAGGTTTTACGACTAGTATCTCCTCTTCTACTGAATTTACCAATTCTTATCTATTGAGTAACTCAGGTACGATCACGTTTAATACTGCGGGAGATTATTACATATTCATCTATGCAATTCCTTCCAGAGGACAAACTGCAAATTTATCCTATACTGTAACTAACCTATAA
- a CDS encoding transcriptional coactivator p15/PC4 family protein, producing the protein MAKTGIIRDIDKGRGEVIRVEISEYKGQTFFNIRVWYTDPNGELKPTQKGIAIAPTLVSELKEAIEEAERWLA; encoded by the coding sequence ATGGCAAAAACAGGAATCATCCGAGACATTGACAAGGGAAGAGGGGAAGTCATCCGAGTTGAGATTTCCGAATACAAAGGACAAACTTTTTTTAACATTCGAGTTTGGTATACAGATCCCAATGGAGAATTAAAACCAACCCAGAAAGGGATCGCCATTGCACCTACTCTTGTCAGTGAATTAAAAGAAGCAATTGAGGAAGCCGAACGCTGGTTAGCCTAA
- a CDS encoding DUF3015 domain-containing protein, producing MHHFRGRTFFFLHITFISLILFFNNHPMYAESYGMAGCGLGSMVPVWKNDIGQVLAATTNVSFSSQTFGITSGTSNCTTDGIVKQEMAQEVFIAYNESALELDSTKGSGERIRAMATLLGCPTHANELGKLMKENHSYLFSKTDLENQYRSKEILTRLKTQIASHSNLKLVCMH from the coding sequence ATGCATCACTTTCGGGGCAGGACATTTTTTTTTCTCCACATAACATTTATTAGTTTAATATTATTTTTTAACAATCATCCAATGTATGCAGAATCTTATGGAATGGCGGGATGTGGACTTGGTTCCATGGTTCCTGTTTGGAAAAATGACATTGGGCAAGTTCTAGCTGCGACAACGAATGTCAGTTTTTCATCTCAAACCTTTGGAATTACTTCAGGCACATCCAATTGTACAACAGATGGTATTGTGAAACAAGAAATGGCACAGGAAGTATTCATTGCTTATAATGAAAGTGCATTAGAGTTAGATTCAACAAAAGGGAGTGGTGAAAGGATTAGAGCTATGGCGACTCTTCTTGGTTGTCCAACTCATGCAAATGAATTGGGTAAATTAATGAAAGAAAATCATTCGTATTTATTTAGTAAGACAGATTTGGAAAATCAATATCGATCGAAGGAAATTTTAACTCGTCTTAAAACTCAAATTGCATCGCATTCCAATTTAAAATTAGTTTGTATGCACTAG